The region CCTATTTTTAACGGAAATTGAAAACTTTTATTTTCATTGACACGAATTATACCAAGAGAACTCTGCCCGCCAAGCTCTTTGATAAACACTACACTTTGTCCGTCACTTGAAAATCTCGGATACAAATTCTTGCCGCTTGCGGTAAGTTGTCTTATATATTCTGTCTTTGTCGAGATAAGATAGATGTTAAAGTCTCTAGTTCCAAATTCGCTCTTGGCGTCCTCCCTGCTTGAGTAAACCACATAGTTTTGATATGCGCTTACGGAGTTGTTGTTTTTACCGTGATATACCATCTGCTCAACCGCTCCGCCATTTACGCTTTGAGAAAAGATATTTGGATAACCTAATCTATCCGATACAAAAACAACCTTACTATCGTGATCGACAAAATTTCCGTTTACGTCAATACCGCTGTAGTTTGTTATCTGTTTAAGCTTTTTTGAATTTAGATCATAGATGTAGATATCGGGCTGATCTTGTGGAGCCATAGTAAGAAGTAGCTTATCCCCGCTCTCGCTTACGTCAGAAGCCACAAGCATGCCGCCTGAAGTCTCTAAAATTTTAGTTTTTTTGCCTGTTGCCAGCTCAAATTTATAAAGTACTAGCTTTGCACCGCTGTAGTCAGAGTAGTAAAACGCACTTTGATCGGCTCCTGACCATTTAGGAAATATATTTAACCCGCCGCGAACAATTACTTTCTGATACGTTAGAGTATAGTCGGCCACTACGATTTCGCTTTGTTTTGAGCCTGTTCCTTTGGCAAATACGATAAATTTCTCCATCCAATTTACAGGAGGCATTTTTAGCTCATTTACAAGCTCTACTATAGCTTTATGCGCCAAAAACGGAAATTTGGCTCCGTCGTCCATAGTGTAAGCACGCTCGTATTGTGTAGTAGCGGTTTTGGCATTTATCAGCTTTACTTTGAGTCTAAGCGGAGTTGAAGGAGAGCCTTCAAGTGCGTATCTAAAAATCAGTTGCGCGCTCTTTTCGCTCATTACGTTTGTGTTTGAATCCCCTTCGTAGCTGCTTTGGATGTATTCATCAACCACTTCAAAATCAGAACTTACCTTTAAATCTCCAAGCATGATCTTGTGAAATCTGCTTTTAAACGCTTGATCGCTAACCATAGTCGTCGCATCTTGCAAAACGATTTTAGGAAGCGCAAGCCCTTTATTTACGATGGCTATCGTTGCATCTACAGCAAATAAGCCGATAGCTAGGCTTAGTAATAATACAATCTTTTTCATCTATCCTCCGTTGTTTAATTTTGTAGTTTATCTTCTAATTTAACAGGAATTGTAAAGGGTTTTCCATCAAGTGATGCCGGAAATATTTCAAATGTCATCTTTTGTAAAAATTCTCTTACCTTATCGTTAAATTCACTGTTGTATGACAGTTGTTTTATATTGTAACTAAAATTTCCATTTGGACTTATAGTAATTTCAACCAATGCATTATCATTTGAGTCGGCCTTATATGCTGTCCATTTTGTCTCTAAAATTCTGGTTATCTCCCCTATGTAAGGATTATATTCACCTGTTCTTTGCGATTTTGGTGTCTTGGCTACTTTGTCAAGCTGCAAAGAATTTATCACGTCACTTGCGGCTTTTGCCTCTTTTTTTGCCTCTTTTTTTTCAGGTTTTATCCTGCTTTGATCTTTTGGCGTCTCTTTTTTCTTAACCACCTTATCCTCTTTTAGCTTTGAAGTGTCGATGTCTTTAAAGAGATCTTTTAAATTTGGCTCTTCTTTCTCAGCAGGTTTTGACTCAGGCACTACTTCAGGAATAACCTCAGGCTCTACAGGCTTGTTTGTAGTATCGGGCTTTGACTCCTCTTTTGGCTCTTCAACCTTTTTTTCAGGCTCTTCACTCTTTACTACTTCTTCTTTTTTTTCAGGTGCTTTTACTACTATATCAGGCTCACGCTCCACTATCGTAATATCCATAAAAGCGTCTTTAGTATCGGTATATCTTTTAGCCTCTTCTTTAAAATAAGTAAGTTTTACGAAAATTCCGACTATCATACAAATATAAAGAACAAAAGAGAGTATAAAATAATTAAAAGTATTGAAATTTGGCTTTAAAATTTTATCCATTAGTTTGAAGTGCCACCTTTGTAAATCCGGCATTTTTAATGCTTTTTAAAACAAACATAACATCATCATAAATCAAATTTTTATCCGCCTTTATATAAACCGGCGAATTTTTATCATATTTTGCGCCAAGTAAGACGATATTATCGGGAAGCTCTTGCAGACTCATAGTGCTTTGATCTATCCTTACTTTTCTTTGCGCATCAACGATTACCATGAGATCCTTTTGCATGGCGGTCGATGACTTGGTCTTTGAGCCGTCAGGAAGCACTATCTGCTCTTCATAGATAATCGCAGGAGTAGTCACCATAAGGATAGCTAAAAGCACGAGCATAATATCAACTAGCGGAGTGATATTTAGCTCGGGAGTCTCTTCAAGATTTATCATTAAAATTCTTCTTTGCCTGCTATGAGTATGTCGGCTTCTCGCTTGATTGTACTCATAAGTTCGTAAGCTTTTCTTTTAATTAACAAGTTAAATGTATATGCCGGTATTGCTACGAAAATTCCCGCTCCCGTTGCAACCAAAGCCTCACTGATAGCAGGAGCTATTACACCAAGGGATGAGTTACCGCCTTGCCCAAGTTGTGAAAACGTCTCAAGGATAGAGACAACAGTTCCAAAAAGCCCTATAAACGGGGAAGTAGAAGCGATTATAGCAAGCCAAGTAACTCCGCTTGTAGCGTTCTTTTCAGCTATGCTGATGCAAATTCCAAGCTTTTCTTTGTTTATTCTGCCTGAAGCGCATTTTTTAAGAGCCGAGTCGTTGCTAAGGGTTTTAGCACCCATAAGCAAAGACTCAAGCGAGGCATTTTCTCTTCTTTGCCAAAGACCAAGCCCCACCATACGAGAAAATAGTATGGTAAAGCTCATTATCAGATACAAAGAGAGCCAACTAAGTACAAAAATAGTTATAAAACTACTTCTTGATACGTAGTTTAAAAATATATCAAGCCCAGCCACTATTTTACTTTCGCTCTAGCCATGCTGTCTAGCTTTGATACTGTCGATGCAAAGGCATTTGTATCGCTACTCATACTTTGAATCAACTCTTTGGCTTTTTCTAGAGAGTTTGCTATCTCTCCTTCTGAATTTCCGGAGACATATACGGCTCCATCGGCAAGCACAACAGCCTTGCCTTCATCGATTTTGACATAACCCCAATTTATGGCCACTACATCGTGGTTTTTATCTTCATCTTCAATGTCAATAAGTCCAGCCTTTAGCAAAGATATCAAAGATGCGTGTCCCGGGAGGACGCCAAATTCACCCTCCGTACCAGGAAGCACCACGCTCTTAACATCATTTGAAAAAACTAGACCTTCAGGCGTTACAATCTCTAAATGCAATTTATTCATTAAGATTCCTTTAAATTTTAGCCTTTAAGTTTTTCAGCTTTTTGCATTACCTCGTCGATATTGCCTACCATATAAAACGCGGCTTCAGGAAGATCGTCATATTTGCCATCCAAAATTCCTTTAAATCCTGCAATGTTTTCTTCTAGACTTACATATTTTCCAGGGCTTCCCGTAAAGACTTCCGCAACGAAGAATGGTTGAGATAAAAATCTCTCTATCTTTCTTGCTCTATCAACAGTTACTTTATCTTCTTCACTAAGCTCGTCCATACCAAGGATCGCGATGATATCTTGAAGGTCTTTATATTTTTGCAAAACAGCTTGAACACCACGCGCAACTCTATAGTGATCTTGTCCTAAAATTTGCGGATCAAGCATACGTGAAGTTGAGTCAAGCGGGTCAACCGCAGGATAAATTCCCTTCTCTGCAATAGCACGGTTAAGAACCGTTGTAGCGTCAAGGTGAGCAAAAACTGTCGCAGGAGCAGGGTCTGTAAGGTCGTCAGCAGGAACGTAAACGGCCTGAACCGAAGTAATTGATCCTTTTTTAGTTGATGTAATTCTCTCTTGAAATTTACCCATCTCGCTTGCAAGCGTAGGCTGATAACCAACCGCTGAAGGAATACGTCCAAGAAGTGCTGACATCTCTGCACCTGATTGAGAAAATCTAAAGATATTATCAATAAACATAAGAACGTCAAGTCCCATCTCGTCACGGAAATATTCAGCCATAGTAAGACCTGTTAGCGCGATTCTGTTTCTTGCCCCCGGTGGTTCGTTCATCTGGCCATAGCATAAGGCAACTTTATCCAAAACATTGGATTCTTTCATCTCGTGATAAAGGTCGTTTCCTTCACGAGTTCTCTCGCCAACACCAGCAAATACGGAATAACCGCTGTGTTTAAATGCAACGTTGTGGATAAGCTCCATAATAATAACCGTCTTACCAACGCCGGCACCACCGAATAGCCCTACCTTACCGCCTTTTGCATAAGGAGCAAGAAGATCAACTACCTTGATACCTGTTTCAAAAATTTCACTTTTTGTGCTTTGCTCTTCAAACGCAGGAGGATCGCGGTGGATAGACCATTTTTTATCAAAATCTACGTTTTCGCCCTCATCGATAAGATCGCCGATAACGTTAAAAATTCTACCCAAAACTTTCTCGCCGACAGGAACTGTTATAGGTGCTCCAAGCGCAACCGCCTCAAGACCACGAGTTAGACCCTCGCTCATATCCATAGCGATGGTTCTTACGCGGTTATCTCCAAGATGAGCTGCAACTTCAAGAACTAGCTTGTTTTGCTTGCCTTCCACTTCATAATTTACTTCGATAGCTTCATTTATCTTTGGCAAATAGTCATTGAAATCGACATCGACCACAGGGCCCATTATCTGACTAATAACACCTTTCATTCATTCTCCTTTTTATTATTTCATTGATTCAACACCACTGATGATTTCGATAAGCTCAGTGGTAATAGACTCTTGTCTAGCTTTGTTATAAGCTAAATTTAACTGACGAACACGCTCTTTTGCATTATTTGTCGCATTATCCATCGCTTGCATTCTGGCACTATGCTCAGCCGCAAGAGAGTCGACAAGCGCATAATACATACTGTATTCGAAGTATTTTTCAAGTAACTCGTCTAAAATTTTGTTGTCGTTTTCAGGCTCAAATTCCATCAAAGAATTTGTCTCTACTTCAACCATCTTAGGTGGCTCAACAGGCACAACGTCATTTATGCGAATTTCTTGAGAAATCATATTTTTATAGCCGTTATGAACAAGAATTACCTTATCCGTAACTCCGTTTATAAAGTCATTTACCGCATCTTTTATGACGCTTTGAGCTTTTTCATATGTTGGCGATGAACTAACTCCGACATAAGTCTGAAGCAGATCAATACCTTGGAAGTTGAAAAACTCAATGCCTTTTTTGCCGACGGCTCTAAGTCTAATTTTTACTTTTTTGGCTTTAAATTCATTTATCATTCTTCTTACGGTTTTGATAGTTTGGATATTAAAACCACCACAAAGTCCCTTATCAGCGGTAACAAATATGATATCAACCTTCTCTACATTCTCCTTGATGTCAAAGAATTTACTCTCCGCATTTACCGAGCGATACTGGTTGATCTTATAAGCTATCTCTGATAAAACTTCATTGATCTTAAGCGCATACACTCTTGACTGGCGAGCCGCTTCTTCTGCCTTTCTAAGTTTAGCAGTAGAAACCAGCTTCATCGCACGCGTCGTCTTTTGAGTGTTCTGGACGCTCTTGATCTTTCGTTTTATATCTTTTAAATTTGACATATTTTAGCCTTAGTTAACAGCAAATGTCGCTTTAAAATCTTTCAGCGCTTTATGTAAAAGCTCTTCAATCTCTTTATCAAGCACTTTTTTAGTTCTAATTTGTTCAAAAATTTCAGGATATTTTGCTTCTATATATGGATATAGTTCAGACTCAAATTTTGTAACATTTAAAGTAGCTATATCATCAAGATAACCCTTCGCTCCGGCAAAGATTAGCACTACTTGGTTCTCAACAGGAAGCGGGCTATAAGGAGGTTGTTTTAGGACTTCAACCATTCTTTGACCGCGCTCAAGCTGCTTTCTTGAACTCTCGTCAAGATCGCTTGCAAACTGAGCAAACGCTTGAAGCTCGCGGTATTGCGCAAGGTCAAGTCTTAGGTTACCTGAAACTTGTTTAATAGCTTTAATCTGAGCAGCACCACCGACACGAGAAACTGAAAGACCAACGTTAATCGCAGGGCGGATACCTGAGTTAAATAGATCCGACTCAAGGAAAATTTGACCGTCCGTAATAGAAATAACGTTTGTCGGAATATACGCAGAAACGTCACCGGCTTGAGTCTCGATGATAGGAAGAGCGGTAAGCGATCCGCCGCCTAGCTTGTCATTTAACTTACTTGCGCGCTCAAGAAGTCTTGAGTGAAGATAGAAAACATCGCCTGGATATGCTTCACGACCCGGAGGGCGGCGAAGGATAAGTGACATTTCGCGGTATGCTACGGCGTGTTTTGAAAGGTCATCATAAATGATTAGCGCGTGACGTGAATTATCACGGAAATATTCACCCATAGTTACGCCCGCATAAGGAGCAAGGTACTGAAGCGCAGCAGCATCAGATGCGCCGGCATTTACAACTATCGTATAATCCATAGCGCCGTATTCTTCAAGCTTTTTAACAACCTGAGCAACTGTTGATTGTTTTTGTCCGATAGCTACATAGATACAAACGACATCTTGTCCTCTTTGATTGATGATGGTGTCTATCGCAACCGTTGTTTTACCTGTTTGGCGGTCACCAATGATAAGCTCGCGCTGTCCACGGCCGATCGGCACAAGTGCGTCGATAGCTTTGATACCTGTTTGAAGCGGCTCATGAACTGATTTTCTAGCCATAATACCTTTTGCTTTTTCTTCAACGAATCTTGTTTCGCTCGCGTCAATAGGACCTTTTGCATCAATCGGCTCGCCAAGAGAGTTCACAACGCGTCCGATAAGCGCGTCGCCGACAGGCACACGAAGAAGTTTTCCGAGGCGTTTTACAGAACTTCCTTCTTTAATGTTGTCGGTTTTACCGAGGATAACTATACCGACACTGCTCTCTTCAAGGTTAAGAGCCATGCCTTTTTCACCACTTTCAAACTCAACCATCTCACCGGCCATAACATTTTTCAGTCCGTAAACATTAGCAACACCATCAGCTACCGAGATAACCTTGCCAGTCTCTTCAACATCAACGTTTAGATCGAAATTTTCGATTCTTTCCTTGATGATAGCGCTAATTTCATCTGCTTTTATTTTTGCACTCACGCTTTTTCTCCTTTTAAATTGCTTTTAATATATATTCAGTCATTTGGGCTTTGAGTCTGTCGATAAAAAAACTCGCTTCCACACCCAAATCGTCCAACTCGATTTTTATACCGTTATAATCACTCTTTATGGCTTCAAGCATAATTTTTGCATCAAATCTCTTTGAAAAACTCTTCTCAAGTTCCTCGATTTGAGTTGCACTGATATCAAAATTGCCATAAATTTTACCGCGATACACATTATCTATGCGAGCTTTTTGAGCCATTAGCTCAGCTACGATCGCAGGCAAAAGTTCAAGACGCTTGTTTTCTCCAAGCAGCTTGATAAAATTCGTAAATTTAGTATCTGTTTCATCAATAAGCGATAAAATAAATTTCACTTTTTCGCAACTTTTAACATTGGGCGAGATTATAATATTCCTAAATTTATGAATTTTAAACGCATTTGCAATAACATTTAAGCTGTCTATAAATTTCTCAAGCTCGCTTTTGCTTAGCTCAGCCATCAGAGCTTTGACATATTTTTTTGCTATTAACTCTTTCATTAGCCAACCTTCTTAAGCACGATATTGACAAGTTCATTTTGATCTATTTTCATACTATCGCTTGCGAAAATTTCATTCAAAACTTCTCCAACCACGACTTTCGTCATGCGTCTTCTTTCGAATTCTTTCTGCTCTTCAAAGCTCTTTTCCATATTCAAAAGCTCTTGGTTAGTTTCGTTTTTGATTTTTTCAGATAGTATCATTGCCTCTTTTTTAGAAGTTTCAACAAGACTAATCGCATTGCTTTTAGCTTCCTCAACTCTTCTTAAGGCGTCGTCTTTTTTGACTTGCGACTCTTTAAGCTTCTTTTGAATGCCGTCAAGTCTATTTGCTATGCTTTGTATTCTAGCTTTATAAGCGTTTTTGATAGGAGTAGCGATGAAATAGTATAAAATTCCAAAGAATAAAACAAAGTTGATAGTTCTTGCTACGATATCATAGCCATTTCCGCTAGGTTCGCTTGCGGTAAGCAAAAACGGAATAAATAAAACAAGATAAAATTTCTTCATATTTACCCCTTAAATTTTCGCAAGTTTAGTTTTAAGAACATTTTTAAGATCAGGAAGTTTTGCAACCAGATCCGCCTTAAACTCATCTTTTTGAGTTTGTAGATTTTGCATGAATGCCTCATAATCAGCTTCTAAAACAGCGCGTTTCTCGCCGATTATCTTAGCCGCGCTCTCTTTTGCCGCACCCATTGCGTCTTGCTTTATCTTGCCCGCTTCGCTTCTAGCAGCCAAGATAATCTGCTCAATCTCAGCCTCATGAACGCTAAGATCGCTCGTGTTTTTACTAGCACTCTCTTCGTCATTCCTGATAGCTTCATTCCTCGCATCGATAAATTTGAGAAGCGGCTTGTAAAGAATGTTGTTTAAAACAAAGATAAGCCCTAGAAAAACAACCGCCGTTAGTAGAACTAATGGCAATTCGATTTCTAACATTAAATCTCCTTATGACAATTATGATTTTATTACTAAAAAACAAAAATCGCACTTATTTTACAATATGTTAGGAAAAAATTAGCTAAATTTTAGAGTTAAATTTCAGCTAATTTTGCCTATAAAATTCTCAATATCCGATATATCTTTAAATTCAAGTATCAAATTTCTATTTTTAATTTTTGATTTTATGTGGAGTTTTTCTAGAAGCTCTTTTAAATAATCTAGCTTTTGAGTGTATTTTTCATCGATTTTAAAACCGATTTTTTGCGAGCCTTTGTTTTTATCTTTTAAATTTTTAACCAAATTTTCAGTTTCGCGAACGCTCAATCTCTGTCCGATTATCGTATCGACAGCCATTTTTTCATCATTTGGTTCAAGCCCTACGATTACTTTAGCGTGTCCTTGAGTTATCTTTCCTTCTTTTATGAGATCTTGAGTGTGAAAGCTTAAAGACAAAAGCCGCATTGTGTTTGTTATCTGAGTTCTACTCTTATGTATGATGCTTGCAAGTCCTTCTTGCGTGATCTTATACTCATCGATAAGCTCTTTGTATGAATTTGCAAGCTCGATAGGATTAAGATCTTCTCTTTGAATATTTTCAATAAGCGCAAGTTCTCTTAAATTTTTACTCTCGATATCAGCAACTATAGCTTTTATTTTCTCAGCACCTAAAATTTTAGTCGCTCTAAATCTTCTTTCGCCAGCTATCAGCATATATCCGTCATCTTTTTGTATGACGATTATAGGCTGGATAAGTCCGTGTCTTTTTATTGATTCGCTTAGCTCTTTTAAGGCTGTCTCATCGAAGTGTTTTCGTGGCTGATAAGGATTTTCGGTTATTAAATTCAGATCAATTTCGGTTACTATGTCGCGATTTCCACCGCTTAACTCGGCCTTATAAGCAAGCTCAACATCTTCAAGTATAGCTCCCAATCCGCGTCCTAAACTACTCTTTTTAGCCATCTTTTATCCCAAGATCGCGTAAGCTAAATTTTGATACGCCTGAGAGCCCGGGGATTTTATATCATAAAGTATCACCGGCTTACCAAAACTTGGAGACTCGGCAAGCTTTACATTTCTAGGCACGATCACAAAATCCTCACTATCGTCTCTTAGTTTAAACAGTTTGTTTTCAAAATGCTGCTTTAAATTCGCCACAGTTTCTTTTGAAAGGTTATTTTGAGAGCTGTACATAGTCGGCAAAAAGCCCTTTATAGCAAGCTTCGGATTTATAGTTTTTTTGATTATTTTAACCGTGTTTAAAATTTGCGCCAATCCTTCAAGTGCGTAAAATTCGCATTGTATAGGTATAATCACGCTATCGCTTGCACTTAAAGCGTTTACGGTTATGCTACCAAGTGCGGGCGGGCTATCGATGATGATGAAATCATACTCGTGTAAAACTTCTGCGATTTTATTTTTAAGGATTAGTTTGTAATCCTTGCTCTGATCGTTAAATTCCTGCTCGATACCTACTAAACCTATGTTTGAAGGAGCTAGAAAAAGTGTAGGAATTTCAGTTTTTAGAACTATCTGAGAAAGCTTCTTGCGCCCTGTTAAAACGTGATAGATATTGTATTCATAGTCATTTCTGCTAAATCCCATTCCCGTAGTCGCATTTGCCTGAGGATCAATATCTATGAGTAAAACTCTCTTTTCAGCAACCGCCAAAGAAGCTGCCAAATTTACCGCTGTGGTCGTTTTGCCCACACCGCCTTTTTGGTTTGCTATGGTTATTATCTCGCTCATCTTAAAGAATACACCCTTTTTTCATTTACTAAAATAGCTCCATCATCGCAAATTTCTGCGTCTTGCAGCGATATCTCTTGCCCGTCTATATGCGTGATGAATTTTTTTGATTTCTGAAAGTCTAACCTAAATTTGCTAAAAATCTGCTTCCATAAAATCTTTTTTTCTAATAATTCACAAAATCCCCAAACTGCTTCATTTTGACTAATTTGTATATCCAAAATACCCGCATTTTTTGGTGCACCGACGAGATTTAAGCCCATGCCGCAAATATAATTTTCACTTATCTTTGAAGTAATTGTTCCGCCGATTTTTTTATCTTCTATGTAAAAATCATTGGGCCACTTAATCCAAATTTCAGAACCTTGCGAAGCTAAAAATTCACGCATAATCATCGAAAAATAAATAGATATGGAGGCCTCATGCAGATCATTTGGCAAAAAGCTCCTATCCACACAAAAGGAGAGAAACAAATTCCCTCTAAATCCTTGCCACTCGTTATTTCTGCTGCCTATGCCTTTGGTTTGTTTGTTTGCAACGATCATAAAAGGCGGCTTTATCGCTCCTGCGCGCACGCCTTCGCAGACAAATTCCTGTGTTGACGGGATTGAATCAACAAATTCAACTACCAAAATCAGCTCTTATCATAAAATTTTATCGCCTACTCTAAGGCGTTTGCCGTTTATATAAGAATTTGCATCCAAGGCCTTTTTGGCGGGCTCTTGCAGGGAGTAAATTTTAACGGCTCCGCTATTGCACCCCACCACAAAACTATCTTTATAAATGCTTAAAATCTCTCCTGCTTTGCCATTTGAGCTTTCAAATAGCTCCAAAGATAAAATTTTAAGTCCGCTCTCAAGATAAATTCCCGGCCAAGGAGTAAGCGCTCTAAATTTATTATAAATTTCATGCGCATCTTCATTAAAGCTAAAAAGCCCGTCCGTTTTTTGTATCTTTTTACATTCGGTTGCGAGGTTGTCGTCTTGCTTGATAGGGGTTAAATTTTGAAAATTTAAGAGCGTTTTTACTATCAGTTCGCCCGCCATATCGCCAAGTTCGCTAAAAAGCTCTTGCGCCATTTTGTTTTCGCAGTTTGTATAGGCAAAATCAAGCATATCGCCTGTATCAAGCCCTTCGTTCATAAGCATAGCCGTTACTCCGGTTTGCTTTTCACCTGCTAAAATCGCACTTTGAATCGGACTTGCGCCGCGGTATTTCGGCAAAATCGAAGCATGTAAATTTATACAAGGAGCGATGTCAAGTATGCTTTTAGGCAAAATTTTTCCATACGCCGCCACAACTATAAAATCAGGCTTCAAGTTTGAAATTTGCTCGGCCACCGCTTCATCTCGCAAAGTCTTTGGCTGAAATATCGGCACAGTGGGCAAATTTGCCTCGCTATAAATCTTAACGCTACTAGGAGTTAGTATCTGCTTCCTGCCCACGGGCTTATCAGGCTGGGTGAAAACGGCTACGATATTAAATTTCGGCTCTTTTTTAGCGCCGTCTAAGCTAAGTTGATTGGCGTTAAATTTAACTATAGAGTCTAAAATTTTGACCGCATAATCGGGCGTTCCCATAAAAATTACATTCATATCTCTATCCGTTAGTTTTAATTACATCTTGCGGGCGGTAAATTTGAGCTCCCGCAGGCGGGTTTTTGGCCACTTTTAAAACCGCTTGCGCGATCTGCTTTCCGCTCATAGGTCGCATGGACGAAAAGAAGTTTTTAGGTATCAATTTAAACATGGTTATCATGAAATTTTCAAAAACCCTAAACTCCTCTCTCTGCCCCTTTATAAGCGAGGGATGAAATATCATCAAAGAGTCATATCCAAGCTCTTTAACCGCATTTTCAGCCTCGCCTTTTGCTCTAAAATAAAATACGCCGGAATTTACATCGGCCTTAAGCGAAGATATCATCGAAAAGCTCTTAGCTCCCGATAGCTTGCCCCATTTGGCAACTTCTGTCACATACTCTACGTCCACTTTTAAAAACCGCTCTTTGCTTCTGGCTTTTCTTAAAGTCGTGCCGAGTGCGCAGTAAATTTCATCTACATAAAACGGCTTTATCTCACTTATCTTGTCAAAATCAATCTTTTTTACATCTAGTTTTTCATGCGCAAAATCAAGATCGCGTCTTGTCCAGACAAAAACCCTCAAATAATCCTCATCCTCGCAAAGCTGCCTTACTATCTCGCGTCCGACGACTCCCGTCGCTCCTACGACTAAGGCTGTTTTATGACCGCTCATATCTTCTCCGTTTCTCTTTTGTATTTTGGAGCCGTAAAATTTCAAAACAATAGCTCTTATTTGTGAGAATTTGACTTATAAAAAGCAAATTTAAGCACAAATTTGACAAACGAACTATTTGAGTTTGTCTTTTTGCAAAAGCTCAAGCAGGTTAAATTTAAGCTCATTTATATTTTCCCCGCTTGCAGACGATATCGGCATGATAAAAAACGGCTTGGCAGCATCAAATTCATACACGTCTTGCTTGTAGCTTAAAAGATCGCTTCCAAGCCCAAGACTCTTAATGAAGTCCGAAATTTTATCTACCTCTTCGCAAGCATCAAGCCTAGTAAGTGCGATAGCATAATCCCTGCCGCCAAGCTCACTTGAAAATTTGCTAACCTCGGCTTTAAGAGTGCCAAACTGCTCTTCAAGGGTTCGGTAGTTTGCAAGATCTAACATATAAAGTAAAACTTTAGTCCGCTCAATATGCTTTAAAAACTGCACTCCAAGCCCTCTTCCGTAGCTTGCTCCCTCAATAATGCC is a window of Campylobacter sp. CCUG 57310 DNA encoding:
- a CDS encoding NAD(P)H-binding protein codes for the protein MKFYGSKIQKRNGEDMSGHKTALVVGATGVVGREIVRQLCEDEDYLRVFVWTRRDLDFAHEKLDVKKIDFDKISEIKPFYVDEIYCALGTTLRKARSKERFLKVDVEYVTEVAKWGKLSGAKSFSMISSLKADVNSGVFYFRAKGEAENAVKELGYDSLMIFHPSLIKGQREEFRVFENFMITMFKLIPKNFFSSMRPMSGKQIAQAVLKVAKNPPAGAQIYRPQDVIKTNG